The sequence CCATTACAGGCATTCAACCTTATGGAGCCTTTGTTGAATTAGAATCGGGTGTCACGAGCTTGATTCATATTTCAGAGATTCGAAGTGGCTATGTTAGTAATATTCATGACATTCTTTCGATTGGGGAGAAGGTCTTTGTACAAGTTATCGATGTTGATGAATATTCAAAGAAAGCCAGCCTTTCTTTGAGAACGCTAGAAGAGACACCACAGCGAACTGTTCGGCAT comes from Streptococcus parasanguinis ATCC 15912 and encodes:
- a CDS encoding S1 RNA-binding domain-containing protein; amino-acid sequence: MKIGDKLEGTITGIQPYGAFVELESGVTSLIHISEIRSGYVSNIHDILSIGEKVFVQVIDVDEYSKKASLSLRTLEETPQRTVRHHRFSNDRHKSGFAPLAQQMPTWVKEGKVFFSKQEKK